The following proteins are encoded in a genomic region of Candidatus Paceibacter sp.:
- a CDS encoding trypsin-like peptidase domain-containing protein, with product MLSKISRKQYILLVVSFLAILAESGYLALNFFRNYELEKALLKTEVEDAQNALALQSQTINNLIKELENIRKESVSNTEGIRRNLAEEARKREEAARKLEEKITQAETRTLTAQQQLQAREESTNRKISALEEKVSKNTSYDLASIISQWQPIISIVRCDFRYSDTGRLYYQTSGSGIAIKFDDAPISILTNKHVVTDDNSFGATSCSASFSDKSAVTVSSGDIRVSSKGYDLGYVYINNPDSRLRSITSQFPSFCPAKPALGDEIVVLGYPVTGSKDGATATEGIISGFDGKYFITSAKVEQGNSGGAAILLKDNCLLGIPTFVRLGKAESLARILDIWTTIEK from the coding sequence ATGTTAAGCAAAATTTCAAGGAAGCAATACATTCTGCTTGTTGTTTCCTTTCTGGCTATTTTAGCCGAAAGCGGATATTTAGCCTTAAATTTTTTCCGGAATTACGAGCTTGAAAAAGCGCTGCTTAAAACCGAGGTAGAAGATGCCCAAAACGCGCTGGCTCTGCAATCTCAAACAATAAACAACCTGATAAAAGAGCTGGAAAACATAAGAAAAGAATCCGTCAGCAACACCGAAGGTATAAGAAGAAACCTCGCCGAAGAAGCCAGAAAAAGAGAGGAGGCCGCCAGAAAACTGGAAGAAAAAATAACCCAGGCGGAAACGCGGACGCTGACAGCCCAGCAGCAGCTCCAGGCCAGAGAAGAATCAACCAACCGCAAAATTTCCGCGCTGGAAGAAAAAGTTTCCAAAAATACTTCTTACGATCTTGCTTCCATAATCTCCCAATGGCAGCCGATTATATCCATCGTCCGGTGCGATTTCCGCTACTCCGACACCGGCCGCCTTTATTACCAGACCAGCGGCTCTGGCATCGCCATCAAGTTTGACGACGCGCCCATATCCATTCTTACCAATAAGCACGTGGTGACCGACGACAACAGTTTCGGCGCCACCTCCTGCTCGGCGTCCTTTTCCGACAAGAGCGCCGTGACCGTTTCTTCCGGAGACATCAGAGTTTCCTCCAAGGGCTACGATCTAGGCTATGTTTACATAAATAATCCGGACAGCCGCCTAAGAAGCATCACTTCCCAATTCCCCTCTTTCTGCCCCGCCAAGCCCGCTTTGGGCGATGAGATTGTGGTGCTCGGCTACCCGGTAACCGGCTCCAAAGACGGCGCCACCGCCACCGAAGGCATCATCTCCGGATTTGACGGAAAATATTTCATCACTTCGGCCAAAGTTGAGCAGGGCAATTCCGGCGGCGCGGCCATTTTGCTTAAAGACAACTGCCTGCTGGGTATCCCCACTTTCGTCCGGCTGGGCAAAGCCGAATCGCTGGCCCGAATTTTGGACATCTGGACGACGATAGAAAAATAA
- the typA gene encoding translational GTPase TypA yields MEIRNIAIIAHVDHGKTTLTDAIMKQSGVGAEGVSMDSNALEQERGITIYAKNTSISYKGTKINIVDTPGHADFGSEVERVLRAIDSVILVVDAQEGPMPQTRFVLKKSLELGLKPIVVINKIDKPAADPHKTHELVLELFMELGANDQQLDFPVVYAIGREGVAKLDLKDESKDLSPLLDTVLAKVKPANANASSQFAMQPFNLGYDNFLGRMAIGRVHGGTIKTGANVFVKKPSGETRSGKITKIFTFEGTQRKEAAQAEAGDIVMMAGLPDIYIGETICESAELQPLPAINVDEPTISLNFLVNDSPLAGRDGKFVTSRQIRERLEKELEINVGLRVDFSSGDFFKVYGRGELHIAVLLENMRREGFELQVSQPQVIIKEENGEKLEPYEEVTIDLPETMSGQVIETMGKRKGILSNMKQEHGLMRLVFDAPTRGLLGYRNQFMIDTRGEGIMCSRFVGFKPHAGEIRKRDVGSMTSMASGKVAAFALDNLQQRGILYVGPGTEVYEGMIVGNTSKGDELAVNPVKGKQLTNVRMGGQADEKIILAPPLEVSLERGLEIMNEDEYLEITPKNIRLRKQYLKESERKNAKRDK; encoded by the coding sequence ATGGAAATCAGAAATATAGCCATTATCGCCCACGTTGACCACGGCAAAACGACGCTGACCGACGCTATTATGAAGCAGTCCGGCGTAGGCGCCGAGGGTGTAAGCATGGACAGCAACGCTCTGGAACAGGAGCGCGGCATTACCATTTACGCCAAAAACACTTCCATCTCATATAAAGGAACGAAAATAAACATCGTGGACACGCCCGGCCACGCCGACTTTGGATCCGAAGTGGAGCGGGTTTTGCGCGCCATTGATTCGGTTATTTTGGTGGTGGACGCCCAGGAAGGTCCGATGCCGCAAACCAGATTTGTTCTCAAGAAATCCCTGGAACTTGGCTTGAAGCCGATAGTGGTCATCAACAAAATAGACAAACCGGCCGCCGACCCGCACAAGACGCACGAGCTGGTGCTGGAGCTTTTTATGGAGCTGGGCGCCAACGACCAGCAGCTGGACTTCCCCGTGGTTTACGCCATCGGCCGCGAGGGCGTGGCCAAACTTGACCTTAAAGACGAATCAAAAGATTTGTCTCCCCTTCTGGACACCGTTTTGGCCAAAGTCAAACCGGCCAACGCCAACGCTTCGTCCCAATTTGCCATGCAGCCGTTCAACCTCGGCTACGACAACTTTCTGGGCCGAATGGCCATCGGCCGGGTGCACGGCGGAACGATAAAAACCGGCGCCAACGTTTTCGTCAAAAAGCCGTCCGGCGAAACCCGTTCCGGAAAAATCACCAAAATTTTCACCTTTGAAGGTACGCAAAGAAAAGAGGCCGCTCAAGCCGAAGCCGGAGACATCGTAATGATGGCCGGCCTGCCGGACATTTACATCGGAGAAACTATTTGCGAATCGGCCGAACTGCAACCGCTTCCGGCCATCAACGTGGACGAGCCGACCATATCACTTAATTTTCTGGTCAACGATTCGCCGCTGGCCGGACGCGACGGCAAATTCGTCACCTCCAGGCAGATAAGAGAACGGCTGGAAAAAGAGCTGGAGATAAACGTCGGCCTTCGGGTTGATTTTTCTTCCGGAGATTTCTTCAAAGTTTACGGACGGGGCGAACTGCACATCGCCGTCTTGCTGGAGAATATGCGCCGCGAAGGATTTGAACTGCAGGTTTCCCAGCCGCAAGTCATCATTAAAGAAGAAAATGGCGAAAAATTGGAACCCTACGAAGAAGTCACCATAGATTTGCCGGAAACAATGTCCGGCCAGGTGATAGAGACGATGGGCAAAAGAAAAGGCATCCTTTCCAACATGAAGCAAGAGCACGGCCTGATGCGCCTCGTCTTTGACGCGCCGACGCGCGGGCTCTTGGGCTATCGCAACCAGTTTATGATAGACACCCGCGGCGAAGGCATTATGTGCAGCCGGTTCGTCGGATTTAAACCCCACGCCGGAGAGATAAGAAAAAGAGACGTCGGATCCATGACCTCCATGGCCTCGGGCAAGGTCGCCGCTTTTGCTTTGGACAATCTCCAGCAGAGAGGCATTCTTTACGTCGGCCCGGGGACGGAAGTATATGAAGGTATGATAGTTGGCAACACCTCCAAAGGCGACGAGTTGGCCGTCAATCCGGTCAAAGGCAAGCAGCTCACCAACGTGCGCATGGGCGGCCAAGCCGACGAGAAAATAATTCTCGCTCCACCGCTGGAAGTTTCTCTGGAACGCGGACTGGAGATAATGAACGAAGACGAATATCTGGAAATCACGCCCAAAAACATCCGCCTGCGCAAGCAGTATCTCAAAGAAAGCGAACGCAAAAACGCGAAGCGGGATAAATAA
- a CDS encoding FAD-dependent oxidoreductase has protein sequence MATYKTKLIKKEEVAEGTMSFYFEKPEKFKFIAGQYLEFSHIKPAETDSEGNNRFFSIASAPYENNIMIATRMRDTAFKRVLKNLPIGSEIIINGPHGFFYLHKDASRPAVFLIGGIGITPVSSILKNAVKERLPHKLFLFYSNKRPEDTAFLRELQNLEKENPAFKLVATMTDLEKSAQKWQGETGFINVEMIRKYVGDLNLMKLLEENGVKKKDMVSEEFAGY, from the coding sequence ATGGCGACTTACAAAACCAAGCTCATCAAAAAAGAGGAAGTGGCGGAGGGAACGATGTCTTTTTATTTTGAAAAGCCGGAGAAGTTCAAGTTTATCGCCGGGCAGTATCTGGAATTCAGCCATATCAAACCGGCGGAGACGGACAGCGAGGGCAACAACCGCTTTTTCTCCATCGCCAGCGCGCCGTATGAAAACAATATAATGATAGCCACCCGCATGAGAGACACGGCGTTTAAGCGGGTGCTCAAAAATCTGCCCATTGGTTCGGAAATAATAATAAACGGTCCGCACGGATTTTTTTACCTCCATAAAGACGCCTCCCGACCGGCCGTTTTCCTCATTGGCGGCATTGGCATCACGCCGGTTTCCAGTATTCTAAAAAACGCCGTCAAGGAAAGACTGCCCCATAAATTGTTTTTGTTTTACTCCAACAAGCGGCCGGAGGACACGGCTTTTCTTAGAGAATTACAAAATCTGGAAAAAGAAAATCCAGCCTTTAAACTTGTCGCCACCATGACAGATCTGGAAAAGTCGGCGCAAAAATGGCAGGGAGAAACCGGATTTATAAACGTGGAAATGATAAGAAAATATGTAGGCGATTTAAATTTGATGAAACTTCTGGAAGAAAACGGGGTTAAGAAAAAAGATATGGTGTCGGAAGAATTTGCGGGATACTAG
- a CDS encoding YbaB/EbfC family nucleoid-associated protein, with amino-acid sequence MFDKLKQLNELRKMKNAIQAETVTAERNGVKITINGSFNVEDLSVSPEAKQGSGLEKDLRACFNDAVGKIQATLAQKFSSMMQ; translated from the coding sequence ATGTTCGACAAACTAAAACAACTCAATGAATTGCGGAAAATGAAGAACGCCATCCAGGCGGAGACGGTCACGGCTGAGAGAAACGGGGTTAAAATAACAATAAACGGCAGCTTCAACGTGGAAGACCTTTCCGTTTCACCGGAGGCCAAACAAGGCTCCGGACTGGAGAAAGATTTGCGCGCCTGCTTCAACGACGCGGTGGGCAAAATCCAAGCAACATTGGCGCAGAAATTTTCCTCAATGATGCAGTAG
- the nirK gene encoding nitrite reductase, copper-containing: MVLVGVFLLFFSTQEAPRQLKFPLMLKTFGPAGGPELPIKSVFTFLKNINNFERVDIARDPADIPPPINRKEPTEVKVEIETKEVIAEIAPGVYFNYWTFGGQVPGPFVRVREGDTVALTLKNNPSSLHHHSIDLHAVNGPGGGATVTMVAPGESKTFRFKALNPGLYVYHCAYPNVGTHMAHGMYGMILVEPKEGLPPVDKEFYVMQGEFYSAGRLGKKGLQVFDAGKMVDNHPEYIVFNGKTKSINGNIKANVGEKIRFFVGNGGVNLISSFHLIGEIFDKVYPEGAVGSEPFANVQTTAVPAGGATIAEFKLDYPGKYILVDHALARLDKGAWGVMEASGEANKEIFDGEMGNLEESGH, translated from the coding sequence GTGGTGCTTGTCGGGGTTTTCCTCCTGTTCTTCTCCACGCAAGAAGCGCCCCGCCAGCTTAAATTTCCCCTGATGCTTAAAACTTTCGGCCCGGCCGGCGGCCCCGAGTTGCCGATTAAAAGCGTCTTTACCTTTCTTAAAAATATAAATAATTTTGAGCGGGTGGATATCGCCCGCGACCCGGCCGACATCCCGCCGCCGATAAACAGAAAAGAACCAACGGAAGTCAAAGTGGAAATTGAAACCAAAGAAGTCATCGCAGAAATAGCGCCGGGAGTGTATTTCAATTACTGGACTTTCGGCGGGCAGGTGCCCGGGCCGTTTGTCCGCGTCCGCGAAGGCGACACCGTGGCTTTGACTTTAAAGAACAACCCCTCCAGCCTTCATCACCACAGCATCGACCTGCACGCCGTCAACGGGCCGGGCGGCGGAGCAACGGTCACTATGGTCGCCCCGGGCGAATCTAAAACGTTCAGATTCAAAGCGCTGAATCCCGGACTTTACGTTTACCACTGCGCTTACCCCAACGTCGGCACCCACATGGCGCACGGAATGTATGGGATGATTTTGGTGGAACCGAAAGAAGGCTTGCCTCCGGTGGACAAGGAATTCTACGTAATGCAGGGCGAGTTTTACAGCGCCGGACGGCTCGGTAAAAAAGGATTGCAGGTTTTTGACGCCGGAAAGATGGTGGACAACCATCCGGAATACATAGTTTTTAACGGCAAAACGAAATCAATCAACGGCAACATCAAAGCCAACGTCGGCGAGAAAATAAGATTTTTTGTCGGCAACGGCGGCGTCAACCTCATCTCCTCTTTTCATTTAATCGGCGAAATTTTTGATAAAGTTTATCCGGAAGGAGCCGTCGGTTCAGAACCGTTCGCCAACGTGCAGACTACGGCCGTTCCCGCCGGAGGCGCAACTATTGCCGAGTTCAAACTTGATTATCCGGGCAAATACATCCTGGTTGACCACGCTTTGGCCAGATTGGACAAAGGCGCCTGGGGCGTGATGGAAGCGTCGGGCGAAGCAAACAAAGAAATTTTTGACGGGGAAATGGGCAACCTTGAAGAAAGCGGGCATTAA
- a CDS encoding RNA-binding protein, producing the protein MSTKLYVGGLPYATTDQELKDYFAGAGNVVSASVIMDKMTNRSRGFGFVEMATAEEANKAIELFNEKDFGGRTLIVNIAKPKEEGSARPRRSFGDRGGRGYRSDNAY; encoded by the coding sequence GTGAGTACTAAATTGTACGTGGGAGGCCTTCCTTACGCGACCACCGACCAGGAACTCAAAGATTATTTCGCCGGAGCCGGAAACGTCGTTTCCGCCAGCGTTATAATGGACAAAATGACCAACAGGTCAAGAGGATTCGGATTCGTGGAAATGGCTACGGCCGAAGAGGCCAACAAGGCCATTGAATTGTTCAACGAGAAGGATTTCGGCGGCAGAACGTTGATAGTCAACATCGCCAAGCCGAAGGAAGAGGGAAGCGCCAGACCGAGAAGGTCATTTGGCGACAGAGGCGGCAGAGGATACAGATCCGACAACGCTTACTAA
- a CDS encoding SIMPL domain-containing protein (The SIMPL domain is named for its presence in mouse protein SIMPL (signalling molecule that associates with mouse pelle-like kinase). Bacterial member BP26, from Brucella, was shown to assemble into a channel-like structure, while YggE from E. coli has been associated with resistance to oxidative stress.) — MDKKIKNYLGISAIVAMVIAAVSTLVFANIYSKSIQPSSYRSFSVSAEDKATAVPDVAQFSFSVISQGGKDIATLQKENSEKTNRAIGVAKASGVEDKDIKTAVYNVEPRYQFFTCPNGRNNKTAEPCPPPEIVGYTVTQSVSVKVRNFEKTSEILSGIIQSGVNSVSQLSFTIDDPAVLENQARGGAIAKAIAKAESMAEAGNFKLGRLLSISEGGFIPRFGFEKAAFGMGGDTDSNPPQIEPGSQEITVNVVLTYEIR, encoded by the coding sequence ATGGACAAAAAAATAAAAAACTATTTGGGCATCAGCGCGATAGTGGCCATGGTCATAGCGGCCGTTTCCACCCTCGTCTTCGCCAACATATATTCCAAATCCATACAGCCTTCTTCTTACCGCAGCTTCTCCGTTTCCGCCGAAGACAAGGCGACGGCCGTTCCGGACGTGGCCCAGTTTTCCTTTAGCGTGATATCGCAGGGAGGCAAAGACATCGCGACTTTGCAAAAAGAAAACTCGGAGAAAACCAACCGGGCCATCGGCGTGGCCAAAGCCAGCGGCGTGGAAGATAAGGACATCAAGACCGCCGTTTACAACGTGGAGCCGAGATATCAGTTCTTTACCTGCCCCAACGGCAGGAACAACAAGACAGCCGAACCGTGTCCTCCGCCGGAAATCGTCGGATACACGGTGACACAGAGCGTTTCCGTCAAAGTAAGAAATTTTGAGAAGACAAGCGAAATTCTTTCAGGAATTATCCAAAGCGGAGTCAATTCCGTTTCCCAGCTTTCCTTTACCATAGACGATCCGGCAGTTCTGGAAAATCAGGCCCGCGGCGGCGCCATCGCTAAAGCCATTGCCAAAGCGGAAAGCATGGCCGAAGCCGGAAACTTCAAACTCGGGCGGCTTCTTTCCATCAGCGAGGGTGGATTCATTCCCAGATTTGGCTTTGAGAAAGCGGCTTTCGGCATGGGCGGAGACACTGATTCAAATCCTCCGCAAATAGAACCAGGCTCGCAGGAAATTACCGTCAACGTTGTCCTGACTTACGAGATAAGATAA
- a CDS encoding Hsp20/alpha crystallin family protein: MAIIPWKPFDMDRFFDDEFFAPLVGGGRPSMDVYETEKDVVAEVSLPGIDPSKVEISVRNDVLEISGHTEEKKEEKGKDYWRKEIRTGSFDRVVRLPVAVKEDKVEASYEKGVLKIVMPKAEEKAEKKVRIKIRESKK; this comes from the coding sequence ATGGCGATAATACCATGGAAGCCGTTTGATATGGACCGCTTTTTTGATGACGAATTTTTCGCCCCTCTTGTCGGCGGAGGGCGGCCGTCAATGGATGTTTACGAGACGGAGAAAGATGTGGTGGCGGAGGTTAGTCTGCCGGGTATTGACCCGAGCAAGGTGGAAATTTCCGTCCGCAACGACGTTTTGGAGATAAGCGGCCATACGGAAGAAAAGAAAGAAGAGAAAGGCAAAGATTATTGGCGGAAGGAAATAAGAACGGGTTCTTTTGATCGAGTGGTCAGACTGCCCGTTGCCGTTAAAGAAGACAAAGTAGAAGCGTCTTATGAAAAGGGCGTGCTGAAAATCGTGATGCCAAAAGCCGAAGAAAAAGCGGAAAAGAAAGTAAGGATTAAAATCAGAGAAAGCAAGAAGTAG
- a CDS encoding DUF167 domain-containing protein: MKISVKVKPRAKKESVEKISETEFVVSVKEPPVDGRANWAVCRALGDYFGVSPSRVSILSGQSGKNKVVEIK; the protein is encoded by the coding sequence ATGAAAATTTCTGTCAAAGTCAAACCCCGGGCCAAAAAAGAGTCCGTGGAAAAAATAAGCGAAACGGAATTCGTGGTTTCCGTCAAAGAACCGCCCGTTGACGGCCGCGCCAACTGGGCCGTCTGCCGCGCGCTGGGCGATTACTTCGGCGTCTCCCCCTCCCGCGTCAGCATCCTTTCCGGCCAATCCGGGAAAAATAAGGTGGTGGAGATAAAGTAA
- a CDS encoding nucleotidyltransferase domain-containing protein — protein sequence MFNQQDQILIDNFVRELSDNVGRKFNDDIDFIILYGSAARGEFVKGASDIDLLIQTKSDGNVEEIKNYATEIFWKLDEKYGTEFQKVCAKEAKTGVEKVFKSIESKTPLFAPLFVYGPNDLDWVNGKVLKKGVALGANLFASQYSVFLNFKRDGKVYWGRDITREIKVQGTGWEKLKGILIPQYFSIVSLIMWPFPVLWKKGVKYAIKAVLYDVDAVLIYLDRIEKSKLEDKIKIFKDETYSEKLGVFLKEYVRMVSRFKKDLLPKQAGIINESLGYKINGFKGGRLKALFYILRVIKFVHVSNLIAVFSLK from the coding sequence ATGTTCAATCAACAAGATCAGATTTTAATTGATAATTTCGTCCGGGAATTATCCGATAATGTTGGGCGGAAGTTTAACGATGATATTGACTTCATTATCCTTTACGGCTCAGCGGCCAGAGGGGAGTTTGTAAAAGGCGCTTCCGATATTGACCTGCTCATTCAGACAAAATCCGACGGAAATGTGGAAGAAATAAAAAATTACGCCACCGAAATTTTTTGGAAACTGGACGAGAAATACGGCACCGAGTTTCAAAAAGTGTGCGCCAAAGAGGCCAAAACCGGCGTGGAAAAAGTTTTTAAATCAATAGAATCCAAAACGCCGCTGTTCGCGCCGCTTTTCGTTTACGGGCCAAACGACTTGGACTGGGTAAACGGCAAGGTGCTTAAAAAGGGTGTCGCTCTAGGAGCCAATCTTTTCGCTTCGCAATACTCCGTTTTCTTGAACTTCAAACGGGACGGAAAAGTTTATTGGGGCAGGGACATTACCAGAGAAATAAAAGTCCAAGGCACGGGTTGGGAAAAGTTAAAAGGAATACTGATCCCGCAATATTTTTCCATTGTTTCCTTAATAATGTGGCCGTTTCCGGTTTTGTGGAAAAAGGGAGTCAAATACGCCATCAAGGCGGTTCTCTACGACGTTGACGCGGTGCTGATATATCTTGATAGGATAGAAAAAAGCAAACTGGAAGATAAAATAAAAATTTTTAAAGACGAAACCTATTCGGAAAAACTAGGCGTTTTTTTGAAAGAATACGTCCGTATGGTTTCGCGTTTCAAAAAAGATTTATTGCCGAAGCAGGCGGGGATAATAAACGAGTCGTTGGGATACAAAATAAACGGCTTCAAAGGCGGCAGATTAAAGGCTTTATTTTATATTTTGCGGGTCATCAAATTCGTGCACGTTTCCAACCTGATTGCCGTTTTTAGCTTAAAATAA
- the tgt gene encoding tRNA guanosine(34) transglycosylase Tgt: MSFSIKNKIGRVRTGVIKTAHGDIETPNFAFVATHGVIKALDKKDYLAASPELTISNTFHLFVTGKWKEIKKAGGLRKMFGAKNPIMTDSGGFQVFSLGWGKVHKIGKVNSENSLSTSNVNSTKNPVRITNNGVVFNYDGKKYELTPAKSISLQKDIGADIIFAFDECTSPLHDYEYNKRALKRTHDWAKKCLKVKRGKEQLLFGIVQGGVFEDLRKESSKAIGSLPFDGFGIGGSFGEKQMGKVIGWSLSGLPEDRPRHLLGIGRVKDIFIGVKNGIDTFDCVIPTREARHGCVFSRDGRLDIKRGVFAKDKKVIERSCLCQMCAGGIKRKDLNRLFKENKPEAQRLATLHNIYFYKTLFAKIREAINSGKKSALEKVEKEYKKV, translated from the coding sequence GTGTCTTTTTCCATAAAAAACAAAATAGGGAGAGTTAGGACTGGTGTAATAAAAACCGCTCACGGTGATATAGAAACTCCCAACTTCGCTTTCGTGGCCACTCACGGCGTGATAAAAGCCTTGGATAAAAAAGATTATCTGGCCGCTTCGCCGGAGCTGACCATATCCAACACTTTTCATCTTTTTGTCACCGGCAAATGGAAGGAGATAAAAAAAGCCGGAGGATTGCGTAAAATGTTCGGCGCGAAGAATCCGATTATGACCGACAGCGGCGGCTTCCAGGTATTCAGCCTCGGCTGGGGGAAAGTCCACAAAATCGGCAAAGTAAATTCAGAAAATTCACTATCGACATCGAACGTCAATAGTACTAAAAATCCCGTTAGGATTACAAATAATGGCGTTGTTTTCAATTACGACGGCAAAAAATACGAGCTGACTCCGGCCAAATCAATCTCGCTGCAAAAAGACATCGGCGCCGACATAATTTTCGCTTTTGACGAGTGCACCTCTCCTTTGCACGATTACGAATACAATAAAAGGGCGCTAAAAAGGACTCATGACTGGGCTAAAAAATGTCTCAAGGTCAAAAGAGGCAAAGAGCAACTCTTGTTTGGCATAGTGCAGGGCGGCGTTTTTGAAGATTTAAGAAAGGAAAGTTCCAAAGCCATCGGCTCATTGCCTTTTGACGGTTTCGGTATCGGCGGCTCCTTCGGCGAAAAGCAGATGGGCAAGGTTATAGGATGGTCTTTAAGCGGATTGCCGGAAGACAGGCCGAGACATCTTCTGGGTATTGGCCGGGTAAAAGATATTTTTATCGGCGTCAAAAACGGCATAGACACTTTTGATTGCGTCATACCTACCCGTGAAGCGCGGCATGGCTGCGTCTTCAGTCGCGATGGCCGGCTTGATATTAAAAGAGGCGTGTTTGCCAAAGATAAAAAAGTTATAGAAAGAAGTTGCCTTTGCCAAATGTGCGCCGGAGGCATAAAGCGCAAAGACTTAAACCGGCTGTTCAAGGAAAACAAACCCGAAGCCCAACGCCTAGCCACCTTGCACAACATATATTTCTACAAAACTTTGTTTGCCAAAATCAGAGAAGCCATAAACTCTGGCAAAAAATCGGCGTTGGAAAAAGTGGAGAAAGAGTATAAGAAAGTTTAA
- a CDS encoding sigma-70 family RNA polymerase sigma factor, translating into MPKVKKISKAEEIKIKTETLLRKGKMRGFVTFTEILKEFPSIEEDIGLLDSLYDTFQESGVDVIENKDLIESEAEQDKKLDMYLDKESVDAVQMYLREIGKIPLIDAAKERELARRIEEGDEEAKSILIKANLRLVVSIAKKYVGRSPDLSILDLIQEGNFGLFRAVEKFNWRKGYKFSTYATWWIRQAITRAIADQARTIRIPVHMMETISKYKQVLRRLSQDLGREPLPEEIAAEMNMDVEKIHHIQKIDQSTVSFEAPVGDDEESTLGDFLKDDKILSSDQQTAQGILADQFEEILKDLSPKEQKILKMRFGLGDGIIHTLEEVGKEFGVTRERIRQIEAKALEKIRTHEKANRLKSY; encoded by the coding sequence ATGCCGAAGGTTAAAAAAATTTCCAAAGCCGAGGAAATCAAAATTAAAACAGAAACCCTCTTAAGAAAAGGAAAAATGAGGGGCTTCGTTACTTTCACGGAAATACTGAAGGAGTTTCCGTCCATAGAAGAAGACATCGGCCTTTTGGACAGCTTGTACGACACCTTCCAGGAATCGGGCGTGGACGTTATTGAAAACAAAGACCTGATAGAATCGGAGGCAGAGCAGGATAAAAAGCTGGATATGTATCTGGACAAGGAGTCGGTGGACGCGGTGCAGATGTATTTGCGCGAAATCGGCAAGATACCGCTTATTGACGCGGCCAAAGAAAGGGAACTGGCCAGAAGGATAGAGGAGGGAGACGAAGAGGCCAAAAGCATTCTCATCAAAGCCAACTTGAGGCTTGTCGTTTCTATCGCCAAAAAATACGTCGGGCGTAGTCCGGACTTGTCCATTTTGGACCTCATTCAGGAGGGCAATTTCGGCTTATTCCGCGCGGTGGAAAAGTTCAACTGGAGAAAGGGCTACAAATTCTCCACCTACGCCACCTGGTGGATCCGCCAGGCCATCACCAGGGCCATCGCCGACCAGGCCAGAACCATCAGGATTCCAGTGCACATGATGGAAACAATTTCCAAATACAAACAGGTGTTGAGGCGGTTGTCGCAGGATTTGGGCAGAGAGCCTTTGCCGGAAGAAATAGCGGCGGAGATGAACATGGACGTGGAGAAAATCCACCACATCCAGAAAATAGACCAAAGCACAGTTTCCTTTGAGGCTCCGGTGGGCGACGACGAGGAATCCACACTTGGCGACTTCCTCAAAGACGACAAAATTCTGTCTTCCGACCAGCAGACCGCCCAGGGTATTCTGGCCGACCAGTTTGAAGAAATTTTGAAGGACCTTTCGCCCAAGGAACAGAAGATTTTGAAGATGCGTTTCGGATTGGGCGACGGCATCATCCATACGCTTGAAGAGGTGGGCAAGGAGTTCGGCGTAACCCGAGAGCGTATCAGGCAGATAGAAGCCAAAGCTTTGGAAAAAATCAGGACGCACGAGAAGGCGAACAGACTTAAGAGCTACTAG